The Campylobacter sp. RM10537 genome has a segment encoding these proteins:
- the dapB gene encoding 4-hydroxy-tetrahydrodipicolinate reductase — protein sequence MINIGIFGAKGRMGKQIKECLEEENNAKIAMLYDKGDNINELFKKSEVIIDFSSPKGTYELLNHARTNSKPLVIGTTGLDLKTMNLMHELSAIMPIFYATNMSLGVAVLNYLVSKASAMLENFDIEITEMHHRYKKDAPSGTAMTLAQSAAKARNLDLEKVRVSSRDGIINERNKNEIAIMSLRGGDIVGRHTVGFYENGEFLELSHVATSRTTFAKGAIKVAIWLQKQNPKLYSINDFLGI from the coding sequence ATGATTAATATAGGAATTTTTGGCGCCAAAGGTCGCATGGGAAAACAAATTAAGGAATGTTTAGAAGAAGAAAACAATGCAAAAATAGCCATGCTTTACGATAAAGGGGATAATATAAATGAACTCTTTAAGAAAAGCGAAGTGATTATTGATTTTTCTTCACCCAAAGGCACTTATGAACTTTTAAATCATGCAAGAACAAATTCTAAGCCTTTAGTAATAGGAACAACAGGACTTGATTTAAAAACAATGAATTTAATGCATGAGCTAAGCGCAATAATGCCAATATTTTATGCAACTAATATGTCGTTGGGCGTCGCTGTTTTAAATTATCTCGTTAGTAAAGCGAGTGCTATGCTTGAAAATTTTGATATCGAAATTACAGAAATGCATCATCGTTATAAAAAGGATGCTCCAAGTGGAACAGCTATGACTTTAGCTCAAAGTGCAGCAAAAGCTAGAAATTTAGATCTTGAAAAAGTAAGAGTTAGCTCAAGAGATGGCATTATAAATGAAAGAAATAAAAATGAAATAGCTATTATGAGTTTAAGAGGTGGCGATATTGTGGGTCGCCATACTGTTGGATTTTATGAAAATGGAGAATTTTTAGAATTAAGCCACGTTGCAACATCAAGAACAACATTTGCTAAAGGCGCTATTAAGGTTGCAATTTGGCTTCAAAAACAAAATCCAAAATTATATTCGATTAATGATTTTTTAGGAATTTAA
- a CDS encoding methyl-accepting chemotaxis protein produces the protein MLIVIILAIVTFTSYYNFKQTSFELLKNNQLKVMDDVQITFDNYSKSKLEVIKVLAEELSDTNSETDIVEIVKLLHAFKEANGFDLIYVGFDKNGKTFLSDGTMLDLSKGFDTKNTIWYKQASSEGKAITSSPYKSVSNNHATLTYAAPIYKNGKLIGVVGGDYDLKRFSKDVLVLGHTTNSYASVYDTEGKIIFNEDDKKLLTKNTLSMNIKNALENNPKLLDPNIRDTLFFADNDKGETQAIMCNPSSVNPIYRICSVVNKKTYDNTINNILYSQLIIGFIALIAALVLIRILITKSLSPLTIIQNGLNAFFDFINHKTKNVSTINIKTNDEFGQISKAINENILITKQGLEQDNQAVKESVSTVQVVEKGDLTARITANPRNPQLVELKNVLNKLLDVLQEKVGSDMNAIHKIFEEYKSLDFRNKLENARGSVEVTTNALGEEIIKMLKQSSDFANHLASESSKLQNAVQNLTSSSNSQAASLEETAAALEEITSSMQNVSVKTSDVITQSEEIKNVTSIIGDIADQINLLALNAAIEAARAGEHGRGFAVVADEVRKLAERTQKSLSEIEANTNLLVQSINDMAESIKEQTAGITQINESVAAIDQTTKDNVEIANESAIISNTVSDIANNILEDVKKKRF, from the coding sequence TTGCTCATAGTTATTATATTAGCCATAGTAACTTTTACTTCATATTATAACTTTAAACAAACATCTTTTGAATTGCTTAAAAATAATCAATTAAAAGTCATGGATGATGTACAAATAACTTTTGATAATTATTCCAAATCTAAACTAGAAGTTATCAAAGTTTTAGCTGAAGAACTTAGTGATACAAATTCTGAAACAGATATAGTCGAAATTGTTAAATTGCTTCATGCTTTTAAAGAAGCCAATGGATTTGATTTAATTTATGTGGGTTTTGATAAAAACGGAAAGACATTTTTATCAGATGGAACTATGCTAGATCTTTCCAAGGGCTTTGACACAAAAAATACCATATGGTATAAACAAGCTTCATCTGAAGGTAAAGCAATAACTTCATCTCCTTATAAATCAGTATCAAATAATCACGCAACTTTAACTTACGCAGCTCCTATCTATAAAAATGGAAAATTAATTGGAGTTGTTGGTGGCGATTATGATTTAAAAAGATTTTCAAAAGATGTTTTGGTTTTAGGTCATACCACAAATTCTTATGCTAGTGTTTATGATACAGAGGGTAAAATTATTTTTAATGAAGATGATAAAAAACTCTTGACAAAAAATACTTTAAGTATGAATATTAAAAATGCTTTAGAAAACAATCCAAAATTATTAGATCCAAATATCAGAGACACTTTATTTTTTGCTGATAATGATAAAGGTGAAACTCAAGCAATTATGTGCAATCCATCAAGCGTAAATCCTATATATAGAATTTGTAGCGTTGTTAATAAAAAAACTTATGATAATACAATTAATAATATTTTATATAGTCAATTAATAATTGGTTTTATTGCTTTAATTGCAGCTTTAGTTTTAATCAGAATCCTAATCACAAAAAGCCTCTCCCCACTCACCATCATCCAAAACGGTCTTAATGCTTTCTTTGATTTTATCAATCATAAAACAAAGAATGTTTCTACTATTAATATAAAAACTAATGATGAGTTTGGTCAAATCTCAAAAGCCATTAATGAAAACATCCTTATTACTAAACAAGGTTTAGAACAAGATAATCAAGCTGTAAAAGAATCAGTCTCTACAGTTCAAGTTGTAGAAAAAGGAGATTTAACAGCAAGAATTACTGCAAATCCAAGAAATCCTCAACTTGTAGAACTTAAAAATGTTTTAAATAAACTCTTAGATGTCTTACAAGAAAAAGTAGGTTCTGATATGAATGCTATTCATAAAATCTTTGAAGAATATAAGAGCTTAGATTTTAGAAATAAATTAGAAAATGCTAGAGGTAGTGTTGAAGTTACTACTAATGCTTTAGGTGAAGAAATCATTAAAATGTTAAAACAAAGTTCTGATTTTGCTAATCACTTAGCAAGTGAAAGTTCTAAATTACAAAATGCTGTTCAAAACCTAACTAGCTCTTCTAATTCTCAAGCAGCTTCTTTAGAAGAAACTGCTGCTGCTTTAGAAGAAATTACTTCTTCTATGCAAAATGTTTCTGTTAAAACCTCTGATGTAATCACTCAATCAGAAGAGATTAAAAATGTTACAAGTATTATTGGAGATATTGCAGATCAAATCAATCTTTTAGCATTAAATGCTGCTATAGAAGCAGCACGTGCAGGAGAACATGGACGAGGCTTTGCTGTTGTGGCTGATGAAGTTAGAAAACTAGCAGAAAGAACTCAAAAATCATTGAGTGAAATAGAAGCTAATACTAACTTACTTGTTCAATCTATTAATGATATGGCAGAATCTATTAAAGAACAAACTGCAGGTATTACTCAAATCAATGAAAGTGTAGCTGCTATTGATCAAACCACTAAAGATAATGTTGAAATTGCTAATGAGAGTGCAATCATTTCTAATACTGTTAGTGATATAGCTAATAATATATTAGAAGATGTTAAGAAGAAAAGATTTTAA
- a CDS encoding class I SAM-dependent methyltransferase, protein MNLWDKKAKSYARYAKLNDIQKQTFKKLNELNIDFTNKNIVDIGCGTGVWTLHLAQKAKSVLGIDNSKAMLEILKEDAIKNNINNIKILHLDFENFYKENQENFDIAFLSMSLALQNENDFKAFLNLASQRIYLGWADYRKSDFLDPIFKHFNTEFKGFNKQDLESFLLEKNITFYKFIFDETRIVERKKDEAIENALWHLNMNGIKAESNELKNLVTKDKIKEIIKSKIKLLIF, encoded by the coding sequence ATGAATTTGTGGGATAAAAAGGCTAAAAGCTATGCAAGATATGCAAAATTAAACGATATCCAAAAGCAAACTTTTAAGAAGTTAAATGAATTAAATATTGATTTTACAAATAAAAATATTGTAGATATAGGTTGTGGCACAGGTGTTTGGACTTTACATTTAGCGCAAAAAGCAAAAAGTGTTTTAGGTATAGATAATTCTAAAGCTATGCTTGAAATTTTAAAAGAAGATGCTATAAAAAATAATATTAATAATATTAAAATACTTCATTTAGATTTTGAAAATTTTTATAAAGAAAATCAAGAAAACTTTGATATAGCGTTTTTAAGTATGTCTTTAGCTTTGCAAAATGAAAATGATTTCAAAGCTTTTTTAAATTTAGCTTCTCAAAGAATATATCTTGGCTGGGCTGATTATAGAAAAAGTGATTTTTTAGACCCAATATTTAAACATTTTAATACTGAATTTAAAGGATTTAATAAACAAGATTTAGAAAGTTTTTTACTAGAAAAAAATATAACTTTTTATAAATTTATTTTTGATGAAACACGCATAGTAGAAAGAAAAAAAGATGAAGCTATAGAAAATGCTTTATGGCATTTAAATATGAATGGAATTAAAGCAGAAAGTAATGAACTTAAAAATTTAGTTACAAAAGATAAAATTAAAGAAATTATTAAATCAAAAATAAAGCTTTTAATCTTTTAA
- a CDS encoding OPT family oligopeptide transporter, with product MRKKHSLPELTFRGLLLGSILTIIFTASNVYLGLKVGLTFSSSIPAVVISMAVLSLFKNSNILENNMVQTQASAAGTLSSVIFVIPGLFICGYWSEFPLWQTFMICLCGGGLGVLFTIPLRRAMVVESKLTYPEGRAAAEILKMANKDQEIKKGKKGVKEIALGGIIAASYSLFSSGFKLIASESSFAFIWNKMAFGFSMGYSLALLGAGYLVGLAGAMALLVGMFLAWGVFTPYLSSFEFDGIKKAAELASGVWSSKVRLIGTGAIAIAALWTLIELLKPVFDGIKEIIRNVKSPHTNNSDSRNIDLSIKNIFILFLLMVIGLFITFYSFVGDAHLNLFYHLLFTAAGTLIAVLIGFFVAAACGYMAGLVGSSSSPISGIGLIGIIASSIIFLLLGAELFKDPILSNFAIALAIFTTSVILATAAISNDNLQDLKTGYLVGATPWKQQVSLLVGCVFGALAIVPVLNLLYQAYGFVGAMPRANMDTSLALNAPQANLMSTIAKGIFNHNIEWNYILFGVGVGIIIVVIDKVLKKMSKMSLPPLAVGIGIYLPPDVNIPLIIGGILKYCVMKYLKRKYKNNSKKEEKIAACEQNGILFASGLIVGESIFGVIIAAITVFSVSMGGDENILALNFKNFHDSALFAFIFFVAVILYFIKRIIKNR from the coding sequence ATGCGCAAAAAGCATTCTTTACCCGAATTAACCTTTAGAGGGCTTTTATTAGGAAGTATTTTAACCATTATCTTTACAGCTTCAAATGTATATTTGGGACTTAAAGTAGGTCTTACTTTTTCATCCTCTATACCTGCTGTTGTAATTTCTATGGCTGTTTTGAGCTTGTTTAAAAATTCAAATATTTTAGAAAATAATATGGTTCAAACTCAAGCATCTGCAGCAGGAACTCTTTCTTCGGTTATTTTTGTTATACCTGGACTTTTTATATGTGGATATTGGAGCGAATTTCCTCTTTGGCAAACTTTTATGATCTGCTTATGTGGCGGAGGCTTAGGAGTTCTTTTTACTATACCTCTAAGAAGAGCTATGGTTGTAGAAAGTAAACTTACTTATCCAGAAGGTAGAGCAGCAGCTGAAATTTTAAAAATGGCCAATAAAGATCAAGAAATAAAAAAAGGTAAAAAAGGTGTTAAAGAAATTGCTTTAGGTGGAATTATAGCAGCTTCTTATAGCTTATTTAGCAGCGGTTTTAAATTGATTGCAAGTGAAAGTAGTTTTGCTTTTATATGGAATAAAATGGCATTTGGTTTTTCAATGGGATATTCTTTAGCTCTTTTGGGAGCAGGTTATCTTGTTGGATTAGCAGGAGCTATGGCGCTTTTGGTGGGAATGTTTTTAGCTTGGGGAGTTTTTACTCCTTATCTTTCAAGTTTTGAATTTGATGGGATTAAAAAAGCAGCAGAGCTTGCCTCAGGAGTTTGGAGTAGTAAAGTTAGGCTTATAGGGACTGGTGCTATAGCTATAGCTGCACTTTGGACCTTGATAGAGCTTTTAAAACCTGTATTTGATGGAATTAAAGAAATTATTCGTAATGTCAAAAGTCCTCATACAAATAACAGTGATTCTAGAAATATAGATTTATCAATAAAAAATATTTTTATACTTTTTTTATTGATGGTTATAGGACTTTTTATCACTTTTTATAGTTTTGTTGGCGATGCGCATTTAAATTTATTTTATCATTTGCTTTTTACAGCAGCTGGAACTTTAATTGCAGTATTAATAGGTTTTTTTGTAGCAGCAGCTTGCGGATATATGGCTGGACTTGTAGGTTCATCCTCAAGTCCTATTTCAGGTATAGGATTAATCGGTATTATTGCATCTTCAATCATTTTTTTACTTTTAGGTGCAGAACTTTTTAAAGATCCGATTCTTTCGAATTTCGCCATTGCCTTAGCTATTTTTACTACAAGTGTTATTTTGGCTACTGCAGCAATTTCTAATGATAATTTACAAGATTTAAAGACAGGATATTTAGTAGGTGCAACTCCTTGGAAGCAACAAGTTTCCTTGCTTGTAGGTTGTGTTTTTGGCGCTTTAGCCATTGTTCCTGTTTTAAATTTACTTTATCAAGCTTATGGTTTTGTTGGAGCAATGCCAAGAGCAAATATGGACACCTCTTTAGCCTTAAATGCACCACAAGCTAATTTGATGAGTACAATAGCTAAAGGAATATTTAATCACAATATAGAGTGGAACTATATTCTTTTTGGTGTAGGTGTGGGTATTATCATTGTTGTTATAGATAAAGTTTTAAAAAAGATGAGTAAAATGTCTTTACCACCTCTAGCAGTGGGAATTGGTATATACTTGCCGCCTGATGTTAATATACCATTAATTATTGGAGGAATTTTAAAATATTGCGTGATGAAATATCTAAAAAGAAAATATAAAAATAATTCTAAAAAAGAAGAAAAAATAGCTGCATGTGAACAAAATGGTATTTTATTCGCTTCAGGATTAATTGTTGGAGAAAGTATTTTTGGTGTTATTATTGCAGCTATTACAGTTTTTTCTGTTAGTATGGGTGGAGATGAAAATATTTTGGCTTTAAATTTTAAAAATTTTCATGATAGCGCATTATTTGCTTTTATATTTTTTGTAGCTGTGATATTATATTTTATTAAAAGAATCATTAAAAATAGATAG
- a CDS encoding replication-associated recombination protein A: MNLALEFRPKKLDEIIGQEDLVNIFKKFITMQKLPHSLFYGVAGCGKTTFARAIAKDFGLDFYEFDGGNFKLEELRKILDRYKNSLYKPLIFIDEIHRLSKTQQEMLLIPMENYRCIIIGASTENPYFVLCSGIRSRSMLFEFKTLKAKDLEILLKKVQEKLNFNIDDEAKNFLIKSADARSMLNLLEFALVLDPKNVNLNHLKKLRNGVNSEGVNQKDTHYVLTSAMIKSLRGSDVDAALYYLARLIDAGESADFLARRLIIFSSEDIGNADPNALNIATSTLIAVKNIGYPEARIILSQCVVYLASALKSNSSYKAINKALDFVKNNETLDIPNYLNNNHAERKKYLYPHDFGGWVEQKYLSKNLKFYESKGIGEEQRLLENLNKLKKQ; this comes from the coding sequence ATGAATTTAGCTTTAGAATTTCGTCCTAAAAAATTAGATGAAATTATAGGTCAAGAAGATCTTGTTAATATATTTAAAAAATTTATCACTATGCAAAAATTGCCTCATAGTTTATTTTATGGTGTTGCAGGATGCGGAAAAACAACATTTGCAAGAGCTATAGCAAAAGATTTTGGATTAGATTTTTATGAATTTGATGGAGGAAATTTTAAACTCGAAGAACTTAGAAAAATACTCGATCGATATAAAAATAGCCTTTATAAGCCTTTGATTTTTATTGATGAAATTCATCGCCTTAGCAAAACTCAGCAAGAAATGTTACTCATTCCTATGGAAAATTATCGTTGTATTATCATAGGTGCAAGTACTGAAAATCCTTATTTTGTTCTTTGTTCTGGTATTAGAAGTCGTTCTATGCTTTTTGAATTTAAAACGTTAAAAGCTAAAGATTTAGAAATTTTGCTAAAGAAAGTTCAAGAAAAACTTAATTTTAATATTGATGATGAAGCTAAAAATTTTTTGATTAAAAGTGCCGATGCAAGATCTATGCTAAATTTACTTGAATTTGCACTAGTTTTAGATCCTAAAAATGTTAATTTAAATCATTTAAAAAAACTTAGAAATGGTGTCAACAGTGAAGGGGTTAATCAAAAAGATACACATTATGTTTTAACCAGTGCTATGATCAAAAGCTTACGTGGAAGTGATGTAGATGCTGCACTTTATTATCTAGCAAGATTAATTGATGCTGGAGAAAGTGCCGATTTTTTAGCTAGACGTTTAATTATTTTTTCGAGCGAAGATATAGGAAATGCAGATCCTAATGCGCTCAATATTGCTACTTCTACACTTATAGCTGTAAAAAATATAGGCTACCCAGAAGCACGTATTATTTTAAGTCAGTGTGTGGTTTATTTAGCAAGTGCCTTAAAATCAAATTCAAGCTATAAAGCTATCAATAAGGCGTTAGATTTTGTTAAAAACAATGAAACTTTAGATATTCCAAATTATCTTAATAATAATCATGCAGAGAGAAAAAAATATCTTTATCCTCATGATTTTGGAGGTTGGGTTGAACAAAAATATTTAAGTAAAAATTTAAAATTTTATGAAAGTAAAGGGATTGGAGAAGAACAAAGATTATTAGAAAATTTAAATAAATTGAAAAAACAATGA
- a CDS encoding methyl-accepting chemotaxis protein, which produces MKEKKKSFNVSLKLTFYVGILIVIILTITSTISYFESKNNTFTLLKDTQLKTVEDVTMTFDNYGKSRRVAMEILAKEIQEILDKGNDEEIFSLLKSFKEAFGFKLVFLGFENSGRVLLSDRKILDSKSFNLQNAGWYQQAHGSTKAIVYGPYKSATDGVSGLTYAMPIYKNGKLIGAVGGDYSLEQFSKDVLAFGHSANTYAAVYSPDGEIYFHQYPERILTKNQLSINIANTINTNPNYYLNPKEEKALFKTKDDKGNSYQVLCSATINPKFRVCTVTEDQTYTGVVRAILFKQILIGIIATIIALILIRILITKSLSPLTIIQNGLNAFFDFINHKTKNVSTINIKTNDEFGQISKAINENILITKQGLEQDNQAVKESVSTVQVVEKGDLTARITANPRNPQLVELKNVLNKLLDVLQEKVGSDMNAIHKIFEEYKSLDFRNKLENARGSVEVTTNALGEEIIKMLKQSSDFANHLASESSKLQNAVQNLTSSSNSQAASLEETAAALEEITSSMQNVSVKTSDVITQSEEIKNVTSIIGDIADQINLLALNAAIEAARAGEHGRGFAVVADEVRKLAERTQKSLSEIEANTNLLVQSINDMAESIKEQTAGITQINESVAAIDQTTKDNVEIANESAIISNTVSDIANNILEDVKKKRF; this is translated from the coding sequence ATGAAAGAGAAAAAGAAATCTTTCAATGTATCTTTAAAATTAACCTTTTATGTTGGTATTTTAATAGTTATTATATTGACCATTACAAGTACTATTAGTTATTTTGAATCTAAAAATAATACTTTTACATTACTTAAAGATACTCAACTTAAAACCGTAGAAGATGTTACAATGACATTTGATAATTATGGAAAAAGTAGACGAGTTGCAATGGAAATTTTAGCTAAAGAAATTCAAGAAATATTAGATAAAGGCAATGATGAAGAAATTTTTAGCTTATTAAAATCTTTTAAAGAAGCATTTGGTTTCAAGCTTGTTTTTTTAGGTTTTGAAAATTCTGGACGAGTTCTTTTATCGGATAGAAAAATATTAGATTCTAAATCTTTTAATTTACAAAATGCTGGATGGTATCAACAAGCACATGGTTCAACTAAAGCTATTGTTTATGGACCTTATAAATCTGCAACAGATGGTGTTTCTGGGTTAACTTATGCAATGCCAATCTATAAAAATGGAAAATTAATTGGAGCTGTTGGGGGCGATTATAGTTTAGAGCAATTTTCAAAAGATGTTTTAGCTTTTGGTCATTCTGCAAATACTTATGCTGCAGTTTATAGCCCAGATGGAGAAATTTATTTCCATCAATATCCAGAAAGAATTTTAACAAAAAATCAATTGAGTATTAATATAGCTAATACAATCAATACTAATCCGAACTACTATCTTAATCCAAAAGAAGAAAAGGCACTTTTTAAAACAAAGGATGATAAAGGAAATTCATATCAAGTGCTATGTAGTGCAACAATCAATCCAAAATTTAGAGTATGTACAGTTACAGAAGATCAAACTTATACAGGAGTTGTTAGAGCAATTCTTTTTAAACAAATTCTTATAGGTATTATCGCAACTATCATTGCTCTTATCTTAATCAGAATCCTAATCACAAAAAGCCTCTCCCCACTCACCATCATCCAAAACGGTCTTAATGCTTTCTTTGATTTTATCAATCATAAAACAAAGAATGTTTCTACTATTAATATAAAAACTAATGATGAGTTTGGTCAAATCTCAAAAGCCATTAATGAAAACATCCTTATTACTAAACAAGGTTTAGAACAAGATAATCAAGCTGTAAAAGAATCAGTCTCTACAGTTCAAGTTGTAGAAAAAGGAGATTTAACAGCAAGAATTACTGCAAATCCAAGAAATCCTCAACTTGTAGAACTTAAAAATGTTTTAAATAAACTCTTAGATGTCTTACAAGAAAAAGTAGGTTCTGATATGAATGCTATTCATAAAATCTTTGAAGAATATAAGAGCTTAGATTTTAGAAATAAATTAGAAAATGCTAGAGGTAGTGTTGAAGTTACTACTAATGCTTTAGGTGAAGAAATCATTAAAATGTTAAAACAAAGTTCTGATTTTGCTAATCACTTAGCAAGTGAAAGTTCTAAATTACAAAATGCTGTTCAAAACCTAACTAGCTCTTCTAATTCTCAAGCAGCTTCTTTAGAAGAAACTGCTGCTGCTTTAGAAGAAATTACTTCTTCTATGCAAAATGTTTCTGTTAAAACCTCTGATGTAATCACTCAATCAGAAGAGATTAAAAATGTTACAAGTATTATTGGAGATATTGCAGATCAAATCAATCTTTTAGCATTAAATGCTGCTATAGAAGCAGCACGTGCAGGAGAACATGGACGAGGCTTTGCTGTTGTGGCTGATGAAGTTAGAAAACTAGCAGAAAGAACTCAAAAATCATTGAGTGAAATAGAAGCTAATACTAACTTACTTGTTCAATCTATTAATGATATGGCAGAATCTATTAAAGAACAAACTGCAGGTATTACTCAAATCAATGAAAGTGTAGCTGCTATTGATCAAACCACTAAAGATAATGTTGAAATTGCTAATGAGAGTGCAATCATTTCTAATACTGTTAGTGATATAGCTAATAATATATTAGAAGATGTTAAGAAGAAAAGATTTTAA
- a CDS encoding undecaprenyl-diphosphate phosphatase, with protein MENFYALILGIIEGLTEFLPVSSTGHMILGGTILGLKMDDFWRSFLIIIQLGSILAVIFVFWKRLIQGFDIWFKLAVGFFPTGLIGLFAEKYLKELFNGYVVVSMLIIGGIIFIIIEKYHKNKTYEINSLDEITYKKAFCIGIIQSLAIIPGTSRSGSSIIGGLLLGLNRKSAAEFSFLLAVPTMIIATLYKIYKEPNLLSDANSLIPLSIGFITAFVVAVFVIKFFLKFITKFNFIPFGIYRIILGILFFYLYYSGILNSGDQF; from the coding sequence ATGGAAAATTTTTACGCTTTAATATTAGGAATTATTGAAGGATTAACCGAATTTTTACCTGTTTCTTCAACTGGTCATATGATTTTAGGTGGAACGATTTTGGGACTTAAAATGGATGATTTTTGGAGAAGTTTTTTAATCATTATACAACTTGGATCTATTTTAGCTGTCATTTTTGTCTTTTGGAAACGTTTGATTCAAGGATTTGATATTTGGTTTAAATTAGCAGTAGGTTTTTTCCCTACAGGTCTTATCGGACTTTTTGCCGAAAAATATTTGAAAGAATTATTTAATGGTTATGTTGTAGTTAGTATGCTTATTATTGGTGGGATAATATTTATCATCATTGAAAAATACCATAAAAATAAAACATACGAGATTAATTCACTTGATGAAATAACTTATAAAAAAGCATTTTGCATAGGAATTATTCAATCTTTAGCTATTATACCTGGTACTTCAAGAAGTGGATCAAGTATTATTGGTGGATTATTACTGGGTTTAAATCGCAAAAGTGCAGCAGAATTTAGCTTTTTATTAGCTGTTCCAACGATGATTATAGCTACTTTATATAAAATTTATAAAGAGCCTAATTTACTTAGCGATGCTAATTCTTTAATTCCTCTATCAATAGGATTTATTACAGCTTTTGTAGTTGCTGTTTTTGTTATAAAGTTTTTTTTAAAATTTATCACAAAATTTAATTTCATCCCTTTTGGAATTTATAGAATTATTCTAGGAATTTTGTTTTTTTATTTGTATTATAGTGGAATTTTAAATTCAGGAGATCAATTTTAA
- the purF gene encoding amidophosphoribosyltransferase, which translates to MCAVVGVINSKNASTYAYYALFAMQHRGQEASGISVSNGQSIKTIKAKGEVSQIFNPQNLQNLQGEIAIGHNRYSTAGNSSLDDAQPIAANCALGDIALAHNGNLVNKEEIRNQLIQDGAIFQTHMDTENVVHLIARSKKENLKDKFIESLKSCLGAYCFVLASKDKLYVARDPYGVRPLSLGRLKDGGYIVASETCAFDLIEAEFIRDVKPGELIIFTQGNDRFESIILETKSPRICAFEYVYFARPDSIIEGKSVYEIRKKMGETLAKKFPYKADFIVPVPDSGVSAAMGFSQYLKIPLEMAIVRNHYVGRTFIEPTQELRNLKVKLKLNPMRKVLEGKEIVVIDDSIVRGTTSKKIVSLLRAAGASKIHLAIACPEIKFPDIYGIDTPTFEELISANKNIEEVKKHVEADSLTFLSIEELVESIGNEREYSLISFDGNYFIYN; encoded by the coding sequence ATGTGTGCAGTTGTTGGAGTTATCAATTCAAAAAATGCAAGCACTTATGCATATTATGCGTTATTTGCTATGCAACATCGTGGACAAGAAGCAAGTGGAATAAGTGTTAGTAATGGCCAAAGTATTAAAACAATTAAAGCCAAAGGCGAGGTAAGTCAAATTTTTAATCCTCAAAATTTACAAAATTTACAAGGAGAAATCGCTATAGGCCATAATCGTTATTCCACAGCAGGTAATTCTAGCTTAGATGATGCACAACCTATAGCAGCAAATTGTGCCTTAGGAGATATTGCTTTGGCACACAATGGAAATTTAGTTAACAAAGAAGAAATTAGAAATCAATTGATCCAAGATGGAGCAATTTTTCAAACTCATATGGATACTGAAAATGTTGTTCATTTAATCGCTAGAAGTAAAAAAGAAAATTTAAAAGATAAATTTATTGAAAGTTTAAAAAGTTGCTTGGGGGCTTATTGCTTTGTTTTGGCAAGCAAAGATAAACTTTACGTTGCAAGAGATCCTTATGGGGTTCGTCCTTTATCTTTAGGGAGATTAAAAGATGGGGGCTATATAGTTGCAAGTGAAACTTGTGCGTTTGATCTAATAGAAGCTGAATTTATACGCGATGTAAAACCTGGAGAATTAATCATTTTTACCCAAGGCAATGATAGATTTGAAAGTATTATTTTAGAAACAAAGAGTCCTAGAATTTGTGCTTTTGAATATGTTTATTTTGCAAGACCCGATAGCATTATAGAAGGTAAAAGTGTTTATGAAATTCGTAAAAAAATGGGTGAAACTTTAGCTAAAAAATTTCCCTACAAAGCTGATTTTATTGTGCCTGTTCCAGATAGTGGAGTCAGTGCTGCTATGGGTTTTTCCCAATACTTGAAAATTCCTCTTGAAATGGCTATAGTAAGAAATCATTATGTAGGAAGAACTTTTATAGAGCCTACCCAAGAGCTTAGAAATTTAAAAGTAAAATTAAAATTAAATCCTATGCGTAAGGTTTTAGAAGGTAAAGAAATTGTGGTCATTGATGATAGTATAGTCCGCGGAACTACTTCCAAAAAAATAGTTTCTTTACTTCGTGCTGCAGGAGCTAGCAAAATTCATTTAGCAATTGCGTGTCCAGAAATTAAATTTCCTGATATATATGGAATAGATACTCCAACATTTGAAGAATTAATTAGCGCTAATAAAAATATTGAAGAAGTTAAGAAACATGTTGAAGCTGATTCTTTAACTTTTTTAAGCATAGAAGAGCTTGTTGAAAGTATAGGAAATGAAAGAGAGTATTCTTTGATAAGTTTTGATGGAAATTATTTTATTTATAATTAA